The sequence TCCGTCTTGATCCGCCTCGAAAGATATATTGGTGGTATTCGAGCCCACTGCCTACCCTTCACGGATGCGATGTCTCCTCGTCTCCGTCGGCATGCTGATCACGACCCTCGCCGGCTCGCCCGCTCCCGCCGTTCAGCCAGACCCGCGATTGGAACTCTCCGAGCGCTACCTCCGGCTCCCGGAACTCATTCGTGACAGCTTGAGCCCGCCGCGATGGCTGCGTGATGGAGAGCGGTTGGTCTTCTGGTCAGCGGTGGGGAAGGACAGCGGAACCTGGGTGCTCGTCAACGCCCGGACGGGGGCGATGAAGCCGCTGCTGTCCGGCGCCGAGTTGCGGACCCAGCTCTCACGGTGGGTGGGCAGGGCCATTCAACCTCCGCCGCAGATGGACTTCGTCATCGCGCCGGATCAACGGGGCATCCTCTTCCTTTTCGAAGGACAGCCCTTCCAGCTGGGTCTATCCAATGGCCGAGTCACGGCGCTCGCCCCGGGCGACCGGGCCGCCCTGGCGCTGTCCCCAGACAACGTCTTCTCTCCCGAAGGGCGAGCCGTCGCGGTGCAACACGAGGGGGGCTTCCTGGTGCAGGGGGAAGATGGACGCACGTGCGTCGAGCGCGGCGGTGAGGAAAACCACGGCTGGTGGATTCCCGACCGGGCCTGGTCTCCCGATGGCCGCTTCCTGATGGTCAGGCGTGACGATCTGCGCGGCGTCCACAAGATTCCCATCGTGGACTATACGAGTGCGCTCGAGCGCGTGACCCTGGTTCCCTACGTCAAGACGGGGACGCCGCTGGCACGGTCGGAATTCCATATCGTCGAGCCTTCGAGTGGCCGCGTGACACGCATCGCGCCGCCCGAGGGAGAAACCTATGGTTGGTTCGCCGGCTGGCGTCCCGATGGTGGCGAGGCGCTGCTGCTCCATCTCTCCCGTGATGGCAAGCGGCTGGAACTCTCGGCGGTGGATCCGGTCTCCGGCGAGAGCCGGAGGGTGCTGCGCGAGGAGCGGCCCGAGAGCTTCGTGGGGGGGCTGGACTTCGCCCTGGAAGGCTGGGCGCGGCAGGTCACGCCACTGCCGGACAACACCGGCTTCCTCTGGATGTCCGAGCGCGACGGATGGCGGCATGTCTATTTGTATGACTATGAAGGCAAGCTCGTGCGTCAGGTGACCCGGGGCACCTTCCCGGTTCATCAGGTGGCCGCCGTCGCGCCCAGGGGCGATGCGGTCTTCCTGCTGGCCTCCGCCGACCGTGCCGCGCCCTACGAGCACCTGCTCTACCGGGGAAGCCTGAAGGGCGGCGCGCTGAAGCGGCTGTCCTCGGGCTCCGGCATGCACAGCCTCTCCTTCTCCTCGTCGGGCGGATATTACGTCGACGCCTGGTCCTCGCGGACGCAGCCCCGGCTGCGGGAGGTGGCGTCCACGGACGGTGGGACCCGCTTTCGCCTCACGATCGCCGATGCGAGCGCCCTCGCGGAACTGGGCTACACGCCTCCGGAGGCGCTCACCGTCCTGGCCGCCGATGGCGTCACGCCATTGCACGGGGTGCTCTACAAGCCGCGCGACTTCGATCCCACCAGTCGCTATCCGGTCCTCACCTATATCTATGCCGGACCCTTCACCACGCTCGTGCCCTGGAACTTCGTCGGCAACGCCATGTCGCTCCAGGCCAACGCCCTGGCACAGGGGGGCTTCATCGTCATGCTGCTCGATCCCCGGGGCACGCCGGGCCGGAGCAAGGCGTTTCAGGATGTGACTCATGGCCGGGTCGGTCAGACGGAGATTCCCGACCATGTCGCCGGCCTGAAACAGACCGCTTCCACCCGTCCCTGGATGGACCTGACCCGTGTTGGAATCGTCGGCCACTCGTGGGGCGGCTACTTCGCCCTGCGCGGCATGCTGACGGCACCGGAGGTCTTCAAGGCGGGCTACGCGGGAGCGCCGGGCGCGCTGGAGGAGGAGGCGATCATCAACGAGCCCTATCTCGGCCTTCCGAGCGAGAATCCCGCCGGCTATCAGGCGGGCTCCAACCTCGCCCTGGCCGGCAACCTCCAGGGGCCGCTCAAGATGATGCATGGCACCAGCGACGTGAATGCGTCCCTGTCCACGACCCTGCGCATGGCGGACGCGCTGATCCGCGCGGACAAGCACTTCGAGTTGCTCCTGATGCCGGGACAGCCTCACACCCCAGAGCCGCCCGCGGCTCGCTACTACTTCGACGACATCCAGACGTTCTTCGCCCGGACCCTGGGCGCCGGTCCCCAGCAGGCGCGGCGCGAGGAGCATGAGGCCGGCGATGATTCCCGAGAAATCAGGTCCACGAGGTGAGCTTCCACGAACGCGACGGAGCCTTGCTCTTTGGCAACGCCGCGTGTTGAGTGCGCCGCCAGCGGAGGCCCTCCCCGGCCTTCGTGCATGGTCCCAGGACATCGTCACAGGGAGGGGTGCAATGTCGAAGTTCGTTCGCGGAATGGTTCTGTCGGGTGTGGTCGCGAGTCTCCTGCTGGCTCCGGCCATGGGCGCGGCGCAGGGTCGTACGTCCGTGAAGGTGGGCAAGGACGGCAATGTGGAGGTGAAGACGGGCAACACGGAGGTGAAGACCGGTGGCGCCGGGACGAGCGTCCGCACGGGTGACACCGAGGTGGAGACGCAGGGCGGCGAGGAGGGCGAGAGTGCCCGGGCCGAGAAGCAGTCGGACGACGCGCGGATCGAGATCTCGGGCGTGGGCGCCAAGGAGACGCACCGCTGCTCGTCGAAGACCGAGGTGGACATCAGCGGCAGCGACAACGAGGTCACGCTGACGGGGGATTGCAAGCGCGTGAGCGTGAGCGGTGCCGGCAACACGGTGAAGGTGGAGGCCGTCGGCGCCATCGACGTGACGGGCGCCAACAACACCGTCACCTGGAAGAAGGCCCTGGGCGCCAAGAAGCCCAAGGTGAGCCGCGATGGCGCCAACAACAAGGTGACGCAGGCGCCTTGAGGTAGCGGAACGAGCACACGGGAGGCGCGTATCGCCTCCCGTCCTCGGCAAGACGGGCAGCCGGAGTGAGCAGCCCGCCGACGTCTGACTTCAGGCGAGCCGGGGGACCTGTCAGAAAGCCGGAATCACCGCGCCGCCGTAGGTGGACTCGATGTAGCGGCGCACCTCGGTGGACTGGAGCGCCTTCAGCAGCGTCTTGATCTCGGGCCGTCCTTCGTCGCCCTTTCGCACGACCAGGATGTTCGCGTAGGGGTTGCCCTGAGCGGACTCCTGGGCCAGCGTCTTCGCGTCCAGCTGGAGGTTCTTCTTGGCCTCGAGGAAGTAGTTGCCGTTGATGATGGCGGCATCCACGTCCTGGAGGGTGCGCGGCTGCTGCTCGGCATCAATCTCCCGCAGGTCCAGCTTCTTCGGGTTGCCCACCACGTCCTTCAGGGTCCCGCTGGCTCCCACGCCTTCGCGGAGCTGGAGCAATCCCTGCTGCTCCAGCAGGCGGAGGGCCCGGCCCCCGTTGGTGGGATCGGCCGGGATGGTCACCTTCGCTCCCTCGGGCAGGGCGGCGATGGCCGTGTGCTTCGTCGAATAGACGCCCAGGGGCTCCAGATGCACCGCGCCCACGCTGGCCAGCGAGAGCTGGCGGTCGGCGCTGAACCGCTCGAGATACGGCACGTGCTGGAAGTAGTTCGCGTCCAGCTGTTTGTCCGCCAGCGCGATGTTCGGCTGGACGTAGTCGGTGAATTCGATCACCTCGATGCGAACGCCGTCACGTTCGGCCAGCGGGGCAGCCACGCGCAGGATTTCACCATGCGGCACGGGGTTGACGCCGACCTTCAACGTGCGGACGGCACCGGGCTGCTGCTGCTGCTCGGCGGGCGCGTCGGACTTCTTGTTGCAGCCCGCCACCGCCAGCACGGAGAGCAGCGATGAGGTGAACAGGACCTTGGACAAGTGCTTCATGGTTGGGACCTCCAGGGGAATCAATCGAGGGAACGCGCGGGACGCGAGGTGGTGCGATCGAACCGGGCCGCCAGTCCGTCCCCGATCCACTGGACGAACTGAACCAACACCAGCAGCACCACGAGACATCCCAACATGACGTCGGTGCGAAAGCGCATGTAGCCATACTTCACGGCGAGGTCGCCCAGGCCTCCTCCACCCACGGCGCCCGCCATGGCGCTGTAGCCCAGCAGGCTGATGATCATCAGCGCGGTGCCCCGGATGAGCGAGGGCAGCGCCTCGGGGATGAGCACGCGGAGGATGACCTGGCGGTGGGTGGAGCCCATGGCGACGGCGGCCTCCACCAGTCCGGCATCCACCTCCCGCAGGCTCTGCTCCACCACTCGGCCCATGAAGGGGATGGCCGCCACCACCAGTGGCACGATGGCGGCGGTGGTTCCAATCGTGGTGCCCACCAGCAGGCGGGTCAGCGGGACGATGGCCACCATGAGGATGATGAAGGGCACGGAGCGCCCCACGTTGACGAGCGTCCCCAGCACCCGGTGGAGCAGGGGTCGTTCCCACAGTCCGCCCCGGTCGGCGATCGCCAGCAGCACGCCCAGGGGCAGCCCCATCAGGAACACCAGCACCGCGGCCACCGACGTCATGTAGAGCGTCTCGAGGGTGGCCTTCCACAGCGAAACCAACAGCTCGCTAGACATGGGCCCGCTCCTCCAGCGTCAGGCCCTGCTCGCGCAGGAAGGCCATCGCCTGTTTGACCGCCTCCGGCTCGCCCGTGAGTTCGAAGAGCAAACGCCCCACCGGAGCCCCGGCCACGCGATCCAACGAGCCCTCCATCAGATTGGCGTCCACTTCGAAGCGGCGCGCCATGGTGGTGAGGACGGGCTGGCTGGCCTTCTCGCCCACGAAGGTCAGCTCCACCAACCGTCGTCCGGGATGGACCGGCCAGTCACGCGACGCGAACGGCGCGTAGAACAGCTCATGCAACCGCGAGCCCGGACGCGTCACCAGATCGATGACCTTTCCCTGCTCCACCAGCCGCCCCCGCTCCAACACCGCCACCGAATCGCAGATGTCCTTCACCACGTCCATCTGGTGGGTGATGAGCAGGATGGTCAGTCCGAGCTGGCGGTTGATGTCGCGCAGCAGCCCGAGCACCGAGCGTGTCGTCTCCGGATCCAGGGCGGAGGTGGCCTCGTCGGAGAGCAGTATCTTCGGCCGTGGAGCGAGTGCCCGGGCAATTCCCACCCGTTGCTTCTGGCCGCCGGAAAGCTGGGCAGGGTAGGCGTGGGCCCGGTCCGACAGCCCCACCAGTTGCAGCAGTTCCGCCACCCGCTCCTGGATGCGGGGGCGCGGCCAGCCGGCCACCTCCAGCGGATAGGCGACGTTGCCCGCCACCGTCTGCGAGGAGAAGAGGTTGAAGTGCTGGAAGATCATCCCGATGCCCTGTCGGGCCTGGCGGAGCTCATGCGGCTCGAGGGCCAGCATGTCCCGGCCCTCCACCCGCACCTCGCCCGACGTGGGACGCTCCAGGAGGTTGACGCAGCGGATGAGGGTGCTCTTGCCCGCGCCGCTCTGTCCCAGCACTCCGAACACCTCGCCAGGAGCGACCCGCAGGGAGACACCTTGCAGGGCGGCCACCTCGCGGCCCTCCTGCCTGTACACCTTGCTCACCTCTCGCAGCTCAATCACGCATCACTGCCACTCCGGCTCCCTCCATGAAGGAGGCCCGCACCACGCGAGGCCTCGGAGTGTCTCGGCGCAGGGGGGAGCCGGGGGAAGCGCTGCGCGTTGGGAATGGCGGAAATAGGGGGAAGGGGAGGGGATTGCAACGTGGAGGGGGGAAGAGGACCTCGGTGGAAACGAAAACGCCCCGGTCCGTTGTCGGGAACCGGGGCGGCGCAGAAGACGTCAGGCCTCTGGGCTGACGTTGCTTCTAGGCATGAAACGCGCGCGCACAAGCTCCCTCTTCACCCGGGCGACAGGTGATGGGACAGCGACAACATCGCTGGAGGGAGGCGTACACGTGCGGAGTGCTACGACGTGCGACGCGCGGTGTCAAGCCATGCCTGCGCCGATTCGACGTATTCGAAGCCCTTGGCGGTGATCGAGGCGCCCGCGGACCGGCTCCAGGATGTGCTGAGCGGTCCTCTCGCCGACGGCGGCGCGGTCGTGGACTCGGGTCAACGGGTGGCGCATGGGCCCGTGGAAGCGCTCATTGGTGCGCCGCGCCATCCTGCTCGCGGACGCGGGTCGAGAGCCGCCGCGAGGCCAAGGTCTTGAGTTGGAGATGAGCGCGACAAGCCGT is a genomic window of Cystobacter fuscus DSM 2262 containing:
- a CDS encoding MetQ/NlpA family ABC transporter substrate-binding protein, translated to MKHLSKVLFTSSLLSVLAVAGCNKKSDAPAEQQQQPGAVRTLKVGVNPVPHGEILRVAAPLAERDGVRIEVIEFTDYVQPNIALADKQLDANYFQHVPYLERFSADRQLSLASVGAVHLEPLGVYSTKHTAIAALPEGAKVTIPADPTNGGRALRLLEQQGLLQLREGVGASGTLKDVVGNPKKLDLREIDAEQQPRTLQDVDAAIINGNYFLEAKKNLQLDAKTLAQESAQGNPYANILVVRKGDEGRPEIKTLLKALQSTEVRRYIESTYGGAVIPAF
- a CDS encoding DUF3060 domain-containing protein; translation: MSKFVRGMVLSGVVASLLLAPAMGAAQGRTSVKVGKDGNVEVKTGNTEVKTGGAGTSVRTGDTEVETQGGEEGESARAEKQSDDARIEISGVGAKETHRCSSKTEVDISGSDNEVTLTGDCKRVSVSGAGNTVKVEAVGAIDVTGANNTVTWKKALGAKKPKVSRDGANNKVTQAP
- a CDS encoding S9 family peptidase → MRCLLVSVGMLITTLAGSPAPAVQPDPRLELSERYLRLPELIRDSLSPPRWLRDGERLVFWSAVGKDSGTWVLVNARTGAMKPLLSGAELRTQLSRWVGRAIQPPPQMDFVIAPDQRGILFLFEGQPFQLGLSNGRVTALAPGDRAALALSPDNVFSPEGRAVAVQHEGGFLVQGEDGRTCVERGGEENHGWWIPDRAWSPDGRFLMVRRDDLRGVHKIPIVDYTSALERVTLVPYVKTGTPLARSEFHIVEPSSGRVTRIAPPEGETYGWFAGWRPDGGEALLLHLSRDGKRLELSAVDPVSGESRRVLREERPESFVGGLDFALEGWARQVTPLPDNTGFLWMSERDGWRHVYLYDYEGKLVRQVTRGTFPVHQVAAVAPRGDAVFLLASADRAAPYEHLLYRGSLKGGALKRLSSGSGMHSLSFSSSGGYYVDAWSSRTQPRLREVASTDGGTRFRLTIADASALAELGYTPPEALTVLAADGVTPLHGVLYKPRDFDPTSRYPVLTYIYAGPFTTLVPWNFVGNAMSLQANALAQGGFIVMLLDPRGTPGRSKAFQDVTHGRVGQTEIPDHVAGLKQTASTRPWMDLTRVGIVGHSWGGYFALRGMLTAPEVFKAGYAGAPGALEEEAIINEPYLGLPSENPAGYQAGSNLALAGNLQGPLKMMHGTSDVNASLSTTLRMADALIRADKHFELLLMPGQPHTPEPPAARYYFDDIQTFFARTLGAGPQQARREEHEAGDDSREIRSTR
- a CDS encoding methionine ABC transporter ATP-binding protein; this translates as MIELREVSKVYRQEGREVAALQGVSLRVAPGEVFGVLGQSGAGKSTLIRCVNLLERPTSGEVRVEGRDMLALEPHELRQARQGIGMIFQHFNLFSSQTVAGNVAYPLEVAGWPRPRIQERVAELLQLVGLSDRAHAYPAQLSGGQKQRVGIARALAPRPKILLSDEATSALDPETTRSVLGLLRDINRQLGLTILLITHQMDVVKDICDSVAVLERGRLVEQGKVIDLVTRPGSRLHELFYAPFASRDWPVHPGRRLVELTFVGEKASQPVLTTMARRFEVDANLMEGSLDRVAGAPVGRLLFELTGEPEAVKQAMAFLREQGLTLEERAHV
- a CDS encoding methionine ABC transporter permease, whose translation is MSSELLVSLWKATLETLYMTSVAAVLVFLMGLPLGVLLAIADRGGLWERPLLHRVLGTLVNVGRSVPFIILMVAIVPLTRLLVGTTIGTTAAIVPLVVAAIPFMGRVVEQSLREVDAGLVEAAVAMGSTHRQVILRVLIPEALPSLIRGTALMIISLLGYSAMAGAVGGGGLGDLAVKYGYMRFRTDVMLGCLVVLLVLVQFVQWIGDGLAARFDRTTSRPARSLD